A region of the Chitinophagales bacterium genome:
ATCGGTGTTTTCGGTTACAACCGGTTTTGTTGTTTGTACAAACTGTTGCGTGTATTCAAATGCATCCGTATGCTCCTGCGGTAATGGCTGCGCTTTGGCAAACTTAGCCATGTCTGCCGTGCTCAGCACCATAGACAGTGCGTCGTAGTGGCGCATCATTTCTTTATGCCTGCGTATCACCAGCAGCAGTTCGTCACTGGTCAGCTCCATAGCAGGCGTACGGAAACGTTCTTCTATATATACACGTAAAATATCCGTCAGTTCAGTATAGTATTGTTTCACCTGGTCGTGCTGCCACAGTTGTTTCTGCTCCAGCTCTGCCAGCAGGCGCAGTGCCTTTTCATTCGGCGTTTCTACATATTTAGGTGGCGCCTGTACGGGAGCAGCTACTTTTTTATTCTTGCTGAAGTAGTAGATGACGAAAGCTATTAACCCTGCAGCCAGCAGGCCACCCAGTATATACCAAATATAATCCCTCCATGTGGTCTTCACCTCCATGATATCAGCTATGGGGCGGAAGGGTTGCGTGGTATCTACGGGTATGGTTTGTACTATTACTGCAAATGAATCGGTAGCAACAGTATAAGGCGCACCACTTTTGGGCGCAGAGGTAAACTCGAAAGAAGGGATGGTGAACATACCGGAATCCCAACCGGTGATGAGCAACCTTTGTTTGTAAGTAGTAATGCCATCTGTATTGACAGTATCGATCTTGCCTTTTTCTACTACCTCAAGGTTATTGAAAGTATCGGGTATGGTTGCCCATATCAGCCTCTCGTTCTTGTCGGGCTTTGCCTCGATGAACATGCGCAACTGGTCGCCCACTGTTATTTGCCGGGCGTCTACTTTGGCGCTTACCTGCGGTTGTGCTACAGCCTTAAGGCCCGGCAGCAATGCCAGCAGTATAACAAGAGCATAATATGTCAGGTTTATTTTCTTCATGTATTACCGGGCTTTGAAAAAACCTTGTAACGCTTTTACATAATCTTCGTTGGTGCGGATGCTCAGCAAAGAAGCCCCGCTTTTTATAAATGCCTGCTGGCAGTATTTACGGTGTTGGTCGAAACGGTGCACATAATTAGCTTTTACCGACCTGTCGCTTGTGTCCAGCCATGCGGTTTGTTTTGTTTCGGAATCCATTACCTGTATCAGTCCTACATCAGGCAGTTCACGGTCGTGTTTGTCGTACACCTGTATGCCCACCAGGTCGTGGCGGCGCGCTGCCAGTTGCAAAGGTTTCTCATATCCATCGCTGATGAAATCGCTCACTAAAAAAGTAATGGCTTTCTTTTTCTGTACCTGGTTCAGGTATTCCAGTGCAGCTGCAATATTGGTGCCGCCTTCCTCATTGGGCTCCAGCGCTATCAACTCGCGGATGATGCGCAGGATATGCGAACGACCTTTTTTGGGAGGTATGAACTTTTCAACCTTATCGCTGAAAAAGATAACACCGACCTTATCGTTGTTGGTTGCCGCCGAAAAAGAGAGTACCGCACTTATCTCGGTGATGAGGTCGCGCTTCAGGCGGTCCTGCGTACCGAACAGTGAGCTGCCGCTGATGTCTACCAGCAGCATGAGTATCAATTCACGTTCCTCTTCAAAAACTTTTACATAGGGCGTACGCAAGCGTGCAGTCACGTTCCAGTCTATCGCTTTCACATCGTCGCCGTGCTGGTATTCG
Encoded here:
- a CDS encoding DUF58 domain-containing protein, giving the protein MTTSEILKRVRRIEIKTKGLSNHIFAGEYHSAFKGRGMSFSEVREYQHGDDVKAIDWNVTARLRTPYVKVFEEERELILMLLVDISGSSLFGTQDRLKRDLITEISAVLSFSAATNNDKVGVIFFSDKVEKFIPPKKGRSHILRIIRELIALEPNEEGGTNIAAALEYLNQVQKKKAITFLVSDFISDGYEKPLQLAARRHDLVGIQVYDKHDRELPDVGLIQVMDSETKQTAWLDTSDRSVKANYVHRFDQHRKYCQQAFIKSGASLLSIRTNEDYVKALQGFFKAR